The following are encoded together in the Tripterygium wilfordii isolate XIE 37 chromosome 18, ASM1340144v1, whole genome shotgun sequence genome:
- the LOC119984393 gene encoding SPX domain-containing membrane protein At4g22990-like, with the protein MVAFGKKLKETQIQEWQGYYINYKLLKKKVNRYSQEIDVGGQNPEDVLRDFSRLLDSQIEKIVLFFLKQKGLLASRLLYLGEKQDALLQQSDGFNISEQQEAYRVVGQDLLRLLFFVEMNAIGLRKILKKFDKRFGYKFTNYYVKTRANHPYSQLQQVFKHVGIGAVVGAISRNLADLQDHQGSYISIYDQPALSHPDPVIDSIKAAVNRLSNSTNFLDFLGKHAFIIQEDPSPSEDHVIEQNYHYMSLLLNLVNTFLYMVNTYIIVPTADRYSLSLGAAATVCGVVIGSMAVAQVFSSVYFSAWSNRSYLRPLVFSSMVLLVGNTLYALAFDLNSIAVLLIGRLLCGFGSARAVNRRYISDCVPLKLRMWASAGFVSASALGMACGPALSCLFQTNFKIYKLTFNEDTLPGWVMAFLWLIYLLWLWISFREPSRETKENSLLNASNTGIIVNDIVENSFKHPLLPKSEVDQQCEDGDQELDDCEDDSKEIRPVTSIVAAYQLLTPSIKVQLFVYFMLKYAMEIILAESSVVTEYYFVWSTTSVAIFLASLGLTVLPVNIVVGNYISNMFEERQVLLASEIMVCIGILLSFHILIPYSVPQYVGSALITFVAAEVLEGVNLSLLSRVMSSRLSRGTYNGGLLSTEAGTLARVVADGTITLSGHLGVSRLLNITLVPSLFICITSIAATCFTYNSLY; encoded by the exons ATGGTTGCATTCGGGAAGAAGTTAAAAGAAACACAAATTCAAGAATGGCAAGG ATACTACATCAACTATAAGCTGTTGAAGAAGAAAGTGAACCGATATTCACAGGAAATTGATGTTGGAGGTCAGAATCCAGAAGATGTTCTGAGGGACTTCTCAAGATTGTTAGATAGCCAG ATTGAGAAGATTGTCTTGtttttcttaaaacaaaaaGGGCTACTTGCGAGCAGATTGTTATATCTTGGAGAAAAGCAAGATGCTCTTTTGCAGCAGTCAGATGGGTTTAACATATCCGAACAACAAGAAGCATATAGAGTAGTTGGACAGGATCTTTTacggcttcttttttttgttgagatGAATGCTATTGGCTTACGCAAGATCTTGAAGAAGTTTGATAAGCGATTTGGTTATAAATTTACTAATTACTATGTCAAAACTCGAGCAAATCATCCTTATTCTCAGCTGCAACAAGTGTTTAAGCATGTG GGTATTGGGGCTGTCGTTGGAGCCATATCTCGTAATCTTGCAGACCTTCAAGACCATCAGGGTTCCTACATATCAATATATGATCAGCCTGCTTTATCCCACCCG GACCCTGTCATTGATTCTATCAAGGCAGCTGTGAACAGGTTATCAAACTCCACAAATTTCCTCGATTTTTTGGGAAAACATGCGTTTATAATTCAAGAGGATCCAAGTCCATCTGAAGATCATGTTATCGAGCAGAATTATCATTATATGTCACTTCTCTTGAACTTGGTAAACACTTTTCTGTACATGGTAAACACATACATCATTGTCCCGACAGCAGACAGGTACTCCCTGAGCCTTGGAGCTGCAGCAACTGTCTGTGGTGTCGTGATTGGGTCGATGGCTGTTGCACAGGTGTTCTCTTCAGTATATTTTAGTGCATGGTCCAACAGGTCGTACTTGAGACCTCTAGTATTCAGCAGCATGGTTCTCCTTGTGGGGAACACGTTATATGCACTGGCTTTTGATCTTAATTCAATAGCAGTTCTTCTGATTGGTCGACTTCTCTGTGG GTTTGGTTCAGCAAGAGCAGTTAACAGGCGATATATCAGTGATTGCGTACCTTTGAAGTTACGAATGTGGGCTTCTGCAGGTTTTGTCAGTGCAAGTGCACTAGGAATGGCATGCGGTCCAGCACTTTCCTGCTTATTTCAAACTAATTTCAAGATTTACAAGTTGACATTTAATGAGGACACTTTGCCTGGTTGGGTTATGGCTTTCTTATGGCTTATATATTTACTGTGGCTGTGGATTTCATTTAGAGAACCTTCACGTGAGACTAAAGAGAATTCCTTGCTGAATGCATCCAATACTG GAATAATTGTAAATGACATTGTTGAAAATAGTTTTAAACATCCTTTGCTTCCAAAATCAGAAGTGGACCAACAATGTGAAGATGGAGACCAAGAATtagatgattgtgaagatgatTCTAAGGAAATTAGGCCTGTCACTTCGATTGTTGCAGCGTATCAATTACTTACACCGTCTATAAAG GTTCAACTTTTTGTCTACTTTATGCTAAAATATGCCATGGAGATTATACTGGCGGAATCAAGTGTTGTCACCGAGTATTACTTTGTTTGGTCAACAACAAGCGTGGCAATTTTTCTCGCATCTCTTGGGCTGACAGTGCTTCCTGTAAATATCGTCGTTGGAAACTACATCAGCAACATGTTCGAAGAAAG GCAAGTTCTTCTGGCATCTGAGATTATGGTGTGCATAGGTATTCTGCTGAGTTTCCATATACTGATCCCTTATTCTGTGCCTCAATATGTCGGCTCAGCACTTATCACATTTGTAGCTGCTGAAGTCCTTGAAG GTGTGAATTTATCACTTCTATCTCGAGTCATGTCATCGAGGCTCTCCCGGGGAACCTACAATGGTGGACTTCTTTCGACAGAAGCTGGAACCTTAGCGCGGGTAGTTGCAGATGGAACAATAACACTTTCTGGTCACTTGGGTGTGAGCAGGCTCTTAAATATCACATTAGTTCCTTCCCTCTTCATCTGTATTACCTCCATTGCTGCCACCTGCTTCACCTACAACTCTCTGTACTAA
- the LOC119984394 gene encoding ubiquitin-related modifier 1 homolog 2-like: protein MRLTLEFGGGLELLCDSVKIHNVNVASQNGIEKLTMKDLLCWVRTNLIKERPEMFMKGDSVRPGVLVLINDCDWELSGQLDTTLEEKDVVVFISTLHGG from the exons ATGCGGCTCACCCTCGAATTCGG TGGGGGTTTAGAACTTCTTTGTGATTCCGTAAAGATACATAATGTGAACGTTGCTTCACAAAATGGGATTGAGAAG CTAACCATGAAAGATTTGCTCTGTTGGGTCCGTACCAATTTGATAAAGGAGAGGCCTGAAATGTTCATGAAGGGAGATTCTGT GAGGCCTGGTGTTCTAGTCCTCATTAATGATTGTGACTGGGAGCTGAGTGGCCAACTTGATACAACTCTGGAAGAGAAGGATGTGGTTGTCTTTATTTCTACCTTGCATGGTGGATAA